The Mycobacterium seoulense genomic interval ATACGACCCCACCCGTCGACTGCAGATCGCGCGCGACGGTGACATAGCCGCGAATTTAAAAGGCGCCACAAAAGGCTTTAGCGGCGCGGCTGTAAACATTTTGCCGTGGACTGCCAGCATTGTCGGGTATTTGGAGCTGTTAACGGGATTCGGGCCACCGAACGAGGGAAGCGATCTCGAAGTCGGCGCGGAGCTGTGGGGCGCGCTCCAGCAGCAGCTCGAATCGGCCGTGCCAGACGAGGGCTGGCAGGGTGAGGCCTCAGCGGCCTACACGGCACAGCTGGCGGCACTGCAGGACATCGCGCAGACACTGGCCGGATTAGACCGTGAACTGGCAGAGATTGTGGCGAATCAAGCGGAATGGGTCACCCACATTCGCCTTGGTTTCGGCATATTGCTCAACTTGCTCACCGCAGCGATCGCCATTGAAGTCGTCCTGAGAATAGCCCTGGCTTATGTTCCGGGCGGAGCGCTGTGGGCGAGCGGCTGGGCTATCGCGGCGTCTTCGCTTGCGATGGCTGCCGCGCTCGGCATGCTCGGCGCTCTCATCGGCTTGTCGGTGGAAAACGGCAATAAAGCGGACGATGTGGCCTCCGACTTCGAACGCCTGGGTGCGGCCGCGGCGCAAATCGCGGTTGAGTCGACGGCCCACGGCGTGGTACCTGCGGCACCCGAGTCGCGGTTTTCCGAATTCCAAACACTTTTCAGCGGGCCGTCCCCGACGCTCGCCGCGCCCAGCGGCCGACAATCAGCGCAGCGAAAGGCGGCTGAGCAAGAATCCCAAGGCAGCCAGACAGGCACGAAAGGGACCCCGGAGCGCCCCCAGAACGCTAAAGGCGAGGACGCACATTCCGCCGCGATGCCAACCCTCGGGGCATTGATGCAAATGTCGAATCAATCAGGGAATAACCCTGCGCAATCCCCTGGTCGGCAGAGACGCCAGCCGGACACGATGACCGCGGTGGCGGACATCGTCGAAAGTGACGAGACCGGTGCGGGGTCGGACGCCACCGACCGTGCACCGGTCGACGTCGCCAGTGAGACGCAACGGACCTCTCAGAGAACGCCCGCCAAGTAACTCCCTTCAACACCGCGACTG includes:
- a CDS encoding EspA/EspE family type VII secretion system effector, with protein sequence MLSNLANFGSHFIGLDTNLTPPTSDTVGGSEYLAASVTGMTGGLGSSLTSRQILTGMFEPADFITKYDRDKGVRTAFNDARWQKHSKYLYDPTRRLQIARDGDIAANLKGATKGFSGAAVNILPWTASIVGYLELLTGFGPPNEGSDLEVGAELWGALQQQLESAVPDEGWQGEASAAYTAQLAALQDIAQTLAGLDRELAEIVANQAEWVTHIRLGFGILLNLLTAAIAIEVVLRIALAYVPGGALWASGWAIAASSLAMAAALGMLGALIGLSVENGNKADDVASDFERLGAAAAQIAVESTAHGVVPAAPESRFSEFQTLFSGPSPTLAAPSGRQSAQRKAAEQESQGSQTGTKGTPERPQNAKGEDAHSAAMPTLGALMQMSNQSGNNPAQSPGRQRRQPDTMTAVADIVESDETGAGSDATDRAPVDVASETQRTSQRTPAK